A window of Vulgatibacter sp. genomic DNA:
CGAGCGCCTGATCTTCTTCCGGAAGAACAGCGCCCCCGAGGCAGCGGAGCTGCTGCCGATGCTGGCGGCGGGCAAATTCGACCAGGCCCGGTCGCTCCTCGAGGGCAAGCACGGCCTCGAGGCCAACGTGATCCGGGCGGCGATCGAGGCGGCCCCCAACGGCCCCGAGTCGGTGGAGGAGGTCATCGCCGGCACCATCGTCCGCTACCGGCCTCCCTACGAGCGCTTCCTCGCCTTCCTCGGCACCCTCGGCAACAACGCCCCCTTCGTCGGCCTCTTCGGCACGGTGATCGGCATCATCAAGGCCTTCGCCGATCTGGCGGTTGGCACCGCGGAAGGTGGCGCCGGCGCAGGCTCGTCGGTGGTGATGGCGGGCATCTCGGAGGCGCTCGTCGCCACCGCGGTGGGCATCTTCGTCGCCATCCCGGCGGTGGTCGCCTTCAACGGCTACAACCGCTGGCTCAAGACGATCGTCGCCCGCACCAACGCCTGCGGCCACGCCGTGGTGGCCTACCTGAAGCGCGAGGAGGCGTGAGCCATGGCGGGCGGAGCGCAGGACAACGACGAGGAGATGATCAGCGGGATCAACGTCACCCCGCTCGTCGACATCACCCTCGTGCTGCTCATCATCTTCATGGTCACCGCCACGTACATCGTGAAGGAGACCATCAACGTCGACCTGCCCAAGGCAGCCTCCGGCGGCCAGGCGGTGGGCACCACCCTCACCTTCGTCCTCGACAAGCAGGGCAAGCTCTACGTCGACGGCGAGGAGTCGAGCTTCGACAAGGCGCGGGCAGCGGTCCGCACCGCGGTGGCGGAGGACAAGGACGCGCGGGCGATCATCAGCGCGGACAAGAGCCTCTCGCACGGCCAGGTGGTGGAGCTCATCGATCTGGTGAAGACCGAGGGGCTGGTGAAGTTCGCGATCAACATCGAGAAGGACGCGGCAGCTGCTGCGGCGCCCTGAGGAGCCGATCGTGAACGCGCCCGAGCAGAACCGCAGCGGCTGGGTGATCCCCGCCGCGCTGGCGGTCTCGGTCGGCGTGCACCTGGGGCTCTTCGCCCTGCTCGCACAGGAGCCGCCGCCCGAGAAGAAGGACGAGACGGTGGAGTTCGTGCTGGTGGAGAAGGAACCACCGCCGCCTCCCCCGCCGCCGGAGCCCGAACCCGAGCCGGAACCGGAACCCGAACCGGAGCCGCCCCCGAAGCCCGCGCCGAAACCGCCGCCGCAGGTGGCGAAGGTGGATCCGCCGCCTCCGCCGCCGCCCAACACGCCGCCGCCAGCGGAGCCGCCGCCGCCGGACGCGAAGCCCGCGCCGATCAAGATCGGCATCTCGCTCTCCTCGACGACGCAGGGAGGCGACTTCGCGGTGGGCGTGGGCAACACGCTCTACGGCAAGGCGGACGACAAGGCTGCCGATCCGAACGAGGTGCGGCCCTATCGCGCGGAGGAGACGAAGCAGGCGCCGTTCGTGCCGTCGTCACGAGTGAGCAAGCTGCCGGGCAACCCGCGGGTGCCCGATCCCGGTTACTCCGAGGAGGCCCGGAAGGAACGGGTCGAGGGCAAGCTGATCCTCCGCGTGAAGATCGACGAGGAGGGTCGCGTGACCAGCGTGCGCGTGGTGAAGGGCCTCGGCTACGGCCTCGACGAGCGCGCCGTCGCCGCGATGAGGAAGGCGCGCTTCAGCCCGGCGATGGCGGACGGCCGCAACGTAGCCACCGAGATCAGCTACACGCTGACCTTCTTCCTGCAGGATTGAGCGCGGATCGCGCGCTTTCTAAGGGGTGTTTCGTGAAGATGCTCAAACTGCGCACGGCGCTGCTCTGCGCGCTCGTCCTCGCCCCGGCCTGGTCCGGTGCGCAGGTGCTGACGCGCGCTCCCGAGCTGCAGCAATTCGTGCAGGCCGAATACCCGCCCGACGCGGAGGCCGCCGGGATGACCGGCTCGGTGCTCCTCGAGATCGACATCGGCGAGGCCGGCGAGGTCCTCGACGCCCGGGTGATCGGGCCCGCCGGCAACGGCTTCGACGAGGCGGCGGTGGCAGCGGTGAAGCAATTCGTCTTCTCGCCCGCCGAGATCGACGAGAAGCCCGCGGCGGTCACCATCGAGTACCGCTACGACTTCCAGCTCCGCCCGAAGCAGGAGGAGACGGTCGAAGCCGAGGCCGAGGAGCCCGCGGTGGTCAACCTCCGCGGCAGGCTCCTCCAGCGCGGCAGCAAGGCGCCGCTGGTGGGCGCCACCGTCGACGTGAACGACGGCGCGGTGGTGGCGGTCTCCGACGAGGACGGCTTCTTCGAGGCGGCGGGCGTGCCGCTGGGCGAGGCGAAGGTCGTCGTCGTCGACGTGCGCCACGAGAAGTACGAGACCACCGAGACCATCGAGGACGGCAAGGTCACCGAGGTCGTCTACTACGTGCAGGCGAAGCCGACCTCGCCCTTCGAGCAGGTGGTGATCGGCAAGGCGGAGAAGAAGGAGGTCTCCACCGTCGCCATCTCCGCCGGCGAGCTCACCCGCATTCCCGGCACCTCCGGCGACACGGTGAAGGTGGTGCAGAACCTCCCCGGTGTCGCCCGCGCCCCCTACGGCAGCGGCCTGCTCATCATCCGCGGCGGCAACCCCAACGACACCAAGACCTACATCGACGGCACCGAAGTGCCGCTCATCTTCCACTTCGGCGGCCTCACCTCGGTCTACGCCAGCGAGCTCGTCGAAGAGGTGGAGTTCGAGCCCGGCAACTTCGGCGCCCGCTACGGCCGCGCCATCGGCGGCCGCGTCGAGCTCAAGACCCGCAAGCCGCAGATCGACCGACTCCACCTCGTCGCCGACGCCGACCTCTTCGACGCCACCGCCCTGGTGGAGACGCCGGTGGCCGAGAACCTCACCGTCGCGGTGGCGGCGCGCCGCTCCTACGTCGACGCGGTGATCAACGCGGCGGCAGCCGCCTCGCCGGATGCCTTCGGCGACATCGGCTTCGCGGTTGCGCCCCGCTACTACGACTACCAGGCGAAGCTGAACTACGAGGCGGACGACGCCAACAACCTGCGCCTCGACGTCTACGGCTCCGACGACGCCCTCGCCGTGGTCGGCGTCGACAGCGGCGGCGTGGAGAACTCCAGCGCCTTCGACACCTCGACCCGCTTCGTCCGGATCGGTCTCACCTGGGATCACCGCATGAGCGAGAGCACCAGGGCGCGGCTGCAGTTCACGCCGGGCTTCGACGACTTCGGCTTCAACTTCGATCCGCTCTTCTTCCAGATCCAGCAGACCACCGCCAACACCCGCGCCGAGATCTTCCACGACGTCTCGGAGAGCTTCTCCATCGGCGGCGGCCTCGACCTCGCCTTCGGCGAGCAACGGGTCCGCACCCAGCTGCCCCGCCCCACGCCCCGCGGCCAGATCCCGCCGCCCGACTTCCGGCAGGATCTCGTCGCCGCCGACCTGGAGATCACCTACGTCGGCCCCGGCTTCTGGACCGAGGCGATCTGGCAGCCGATCGAATCCCTGAAGCTCGTCCCCGGCATCCGCTTCGACTACGACTCCTTCATCGACTCGGCGTGGATCGATCCGCGCTTCGCCGCGCGCTTCACCCTGGACGAGCAGACGGTGCTCAAGGGCGCGGTGGGCATCTACCACCAGGCGCCGACGCCGCAGTACGCCACGGTGGAGTTCGGCAATCCCGACGTGAAGGAGGAGGGCGCGATCCAGTACATGATCGGCGCCGAGCGCCGGATCGCAGGTCCCGTCAGCGCCGATCTGCAGCTCTACTACAAGGATCTCTTCGACGCGGTGGCGCAGTCCGACCGGCTGGTCGAGCGCGGCGGCGAGCTCGTCCCCGAGCGCTACACCAACGACGGCACCGGCCGCTCCTACGGCGCGGAGGTGCTCCTCCGCTACGATCCCGACGGCCGCTTCTTCGGTTGGATCGCCTACTCGATTTCCCGCGTGGAGTACGAGGAGGGCCGCGCCAACTCCCGGAGCGACGGCGCCGATCAATTCGACCAGCCCCACAACCTGGTGGCCCTCGGCTCGCTGGAGCTGCCGGAGATCTGGAACGGCCTCTCCTTCGGCTTCCGCGCCCGCTACACCACCGGCGGCCCGAAGTGGCAGACCGCCGGCGGCCTCTACGACGTCGACGCCGACGACTACCGGAGCCTGCCGCGGGGCCGCAGCTCCGACGAGCGGCTCCCCGACTTCTTCCAGCTCGATCTGCGCGTGGACAAGAAGTGGACCTTCGACACCGCCACGCTCACCGCCTACCTCGACGTGCAGAACGTCCTCAATCGCGAGAACAGCGAGGGGACGGACTACAACTACGACTTCACCGAGGTCCAGAACCAGCCGGGCCTCCCGCTCTTCCCCTCCTTCGGCATCCGGTGGGAGTACTGACATGCGGCGCCTTCCGACCCTTCTCGCAGCAGCGCTGCTGCTTACCGCCTGCGGCGAGCAATTCGATCCGCCCTCCTACGTGAACAAGCTCCGGCTCCTCGCCATCCGCGCCGACGCGCCGGAGATCGAGACGCCTGCCCGCGGCGAGGACGGCACGCCCCTCGATCCGCAGCCCGAGGGGCGCGCGCCGGATCGCACCACGATCACGTCGCTTATCGCCGATCCCCTGCAGATCGACGACGCCGCCCGGGAGGCGGTGGTGGTCTACCTCGCCTGCACCCCGGAGCCCGGCAGCCTCGAGGCGGGGATCTGCAGCCTGGTGGAGACCTACGCCGATCCGACGCAGCTGCCCGAGCTCCTCCAACAGGGCGGCGGCGCCTGCGGTGGTGGCGGCGGCACGCCCCCCGGCGTATTCGGCCAGGGGATCACCGGCGGGATCAGCTTCGCCGGCTTCGAGCGTTGTGATCAGGAGCTGGGCTGCAGGCCGGTGGAGACCACCGTCGGCGGCACCCCCGTCACCTTCCCGGCGCCGACCTACGTGCTCCCCGAGGACTTCGATCTCGAGGCGCTGCCCGCTGGCCACCCGCAGCGCACCAACGGCGTGCAGGTGCTCACCATCGCCATCGCGGTGGTGGCCACCCCCGCGGAGCTCCTCGACGGCGCCGATCCTGCCGACGCCTGCGCCTTCGCCGATCGCGTCAGCGCCAACCTCGGGCGGCTGCTGGAGAGCCGCGAGCGGATCACCGCGATCAAGCGGGTGCAGGTCCGCGGCCCCGACAACGGCGACGAGGTGAACGTCAACCCGGTGATCGAGGGCTTCTCCGCCAACGGCACGCCG
This region includes:
- a CDS encoding MotA/TolQ/ExbB proton channel family protein is translated as MLTHELFNVFTYVGAEWVLWLLVALSVISIAVVVERLIFFRKNSAPEAAELLPMLAAGKFDQARSLLEGKHGLEANVIRAAIEAAPNGPESVEEVIAGTIVRYRPPYERFLAFLGTLGNNAPFVGLFGTVIGIIKAFADLAVGTAEGGAGAGSSVVMAGISEALVATAVGIFVAIPAVVAFNGYNRWLKTIVARTNACGHAVVAYLKREEA
- a CDS encoding ExbD/TolR family protein, producing MAGGAQDNDEEMISGINVTPLVDITLVLLIIFMVTATYIVKETINVDLPKAASGGQAVGTTLTFVLDKQGKLYVDGEESSFDKARAAVRTAVAEDKDARAIISADKSLSHGQVVELIDLVKTEGLVKFAINIEKDAAAAAAP
- a CDS encoding energy transducer TonB; protein product: MNAPEQNRSGWVIPAALAVSVGVHLGLFALLAQEPPPEKKDETVEFVLVEKEPPPPPPPPEPEPEPEPEPEPEPPPKPAPKPPPQVAKVDPPPPPPPNTPPPAEPPPPDAKPAPIKIGISLSSTTQGGDFAVGVGNTLYGKADDKAADPNEVRPYRAEETKQAPFVPSSRVSKLPGNPRVPDPGYSEEARKERVEGKLILRVKIDEEGRVTSVRVVKGLGYGLDERAVAAMRKARFSPAMADGRNVATEISYTLTFFLQD
- a CDS encoding TonB family protein; translation: MLKLRTALLCALVLAPAWSGAQVLTRAPELQQFVQAEYPPDAEAAGMTGSVLLEIDIGEAGEVLDARVIGPAGNGFDEAAVAAVKQFVFSPAEIDEKPAAVTIEYRYDFQLRPKQEETVEAEAEEPAVVNLRGRLLQRGSKAPLVGATVDVNDGAVVAVSDEDGFFEAAGVPLGEAKVVVVDVRHEKYETTETIEDGKVTEVVYYVQAKPTSPFEQVVIGKAEKKEVSTVAISAGELTRIPGTSGDTVKVVQNLPGVARAPYGSGLLIIRGGNPNDTKTYIDGTEVPLIFHFGGLTSVYASELVEEVEFEPGNFGARYGRAIGGRVELKTRKPQIDRLHLVADADLFDATALVETPVAENLTVAVAARRSYVDAVINAAAAASPDAFGDIGFAVAPRYYDYQAKLNYEADDANNLRLDVYGSDDALAVVGVDSGGVENSSAFDTSTRFVRIGLTWDHRMSESTRARLQFTPGFDDFGFNFDPLFFQIQQTTANTRAEIFHDVSESFSIGGGLDLAFGEQRVRTQLPRPTPRGQIPPPDFRQDLVAADLEITYVGPGFWTEAIWQPIESLKLVPGIRFDYDSFIDSAWIDPRFAARFTLDEQTVLKGAVGIYHQAPTPQYATVEFGNPDVKEEGAIQYMIGAERRIAGPVSADLQLYYKDLFDAVAQSDRLVERGGELVPERYTNDGTGRSYGAEVLLRYDPDGRFFGWIAYSISRVEYEEGRANSRSDGADQFDQPHNLVALGSLELPEIWNGLSFGFRARYTTGGPKWQTAGGLYDVDADDYRSLPRGRSSDERLPDFFQLDLRVDKKWTFDTATLTAYLDVQNVLNRENSEGTDYNYDFTEVQNQPGLPLFPSFGIRWEY